Genomic DNA from Anolis carolinensis isolate JA03-04 unplaced genomic scaffold, rAnoCar3.1.pri scaffold_21, whole genome shotgun sequence:
AGCCTTCAAGACAAAGGACAGCAAAGCAGACCTCTTACCAACATTCTTTGGACGCAGCTTGAGCCAGGGTCCAGATTATTGGAAGGACCATATCCTTCCTTACGAACCTGTCCAGACCTGGAGCTCTTGCTTTGCACAGGCGAGGAAAGACTTCTGTATTTGCAAAGGCATTGACGCTGTTAGGgcatctgcactgttgaatgaatgcagctttatatcactttaactgccatggctccatgccagaggatcctgggatttgtagttagacAAGGcagcagcactttttggcagggaaggctgaagGCTTtgaagaactacaactcccatgattccatagcacggagccttggcagttaaagtgttgtcaaactgcattcattctaccatgtggatcagtggttctcaacctgtggggccccagatgttttggcttacagaaatcccagccagtttgccagctgttattatttttgggagttgaaggccaaaacatctggggaccctcaggttcagaaccactggtgtagatgcacccgacaCCCCAAATAATGTGCTGGTTCTTGCGAATAGTGGTGCTGAGATGTGTGTGTTGGTGGGGCTAATGGTGCATATTTTAACCGGGCtttaaattttgttgttttgcctctTGGTAAAGTTTTAACAAAATAACAGGAAACCACAACAACATTGTCTTTCTTGTCCATCTTTACCTTCTCTTGATGTAGAAACATAATTATTCTCCCTCTCACAAACATTTTCTTGTATTCTGGATGGCTGTTTACTAGGGATGTGCGatctaacaaccaccatatcatGCGACACGTTGAAatccacatggacaatttcaacaaaaaggaggaaaccatgaaaatgaacacaatctggttaccaatatttaaaaaactctagaatcaggacagtaaataaagaacaacactcagaagataaagaaattccagacaagacacaaacagagccagctaacacctcccaacaaaggatccccccggcaggaagcagccaagctgcaaagccattcaatgctaatcaagctggccaattgcaacattcacatttgcctccaacagacccaCCCtgggatattattccacagatatataaaacccactttcctagtttccagcagacctcacaacctctgaggatgcctgccacagatgtgggcgaagcatcaggagagaatgcttcaggcagcctggaaaactcacagcaacccaatgattccgcccatgaaagcctttgacaacacaataaagaaatgttttaaaagtcattacAATACTggggggcgctggcactttgtttccaaagtttttctaaagtatcattagtgaacaaatttgttactataacgaaagtaacaaaatttcgttactacagtagagtctcacttatccaacataaacgggctggcagaatgttggataagcgagtatgttggacaataaggagggattaaggaaaagcctattaaacatcaaattaggttctgattttacaaattaagtgccaaaacatcatgttatacaacaaatttgacaaaaaagtagttcaatgcgcagtaatgctaagtagtaattactgtatttacgaatttagcatcaaaatatcatgatgtattgaaaacattggctacaaaaatgcgttggataatccagaacattggataagtgagtgttgggtgagactctactgtatttcattatagtaatggtgcataattaaattactctagtttgggaaactttaaggggtcctttctccctcattttcacAGCTATTGGGTTGAAACTTgcaacaatggtagaacatattcaTTGATGTTagcacaccaaatttcagaatgtttcacttatccacggattttggcaaattttcaattttttataaatatttttttttaaataataaagaaaatctgttcctggtttgaaagtgttgtttcctgttgaaTGGTGTTGTCATCTTCTCTGATGCTGAGAAGACAAAACCTCGTACATACCAGCTTTGGAGACGGCAAGTTCACTTTCTCTTTCTGAGTGGAGGCTGTGAGTGTGCAGAGTGTTTCTGCTTGGCTGGATCCACTTCTGCTTTCCACTGCCAGTCCGAACCACGGCTTTTTCGGCACAAGGCGTACGCCACTTCCAGGGCTGGGGTCTGTCCTCTGGCGTCACGACCCAAGACCCCCAACTGCCCTGTCCGGACAGCAATGGCCGAAGGGGTGACCTACGCTGACCTGAGGTTCGTGAGGAACCCTCCCGGGAACAAGGCCCCAAAGGAAGGTAGGCGTCCGGCAGGACCAGGACCCATGCAGGTGggggtctctctcaccccacagtgccccccccccattcctcCCACTCCCATGTCTCCCTTTCCAGGGAATGGAGCCGAAGAAGAAGAACTCACCTATGAGAACGTCCAGGGATCAAGGTCGGGGGGGAAAGAGGAGACCCCAAGCACCCCCAAAAAGGACACAGGTGAGCCCTTGGGAGTCCCCAAGTCTGCCTCAGTTTCCCCcatttctccctcttcttccttaaAATCAGATGGGAATAAGGTAGAACCTGGTGGATCCCATTTATTGACCCACCTGGGGGGTCAACTTGACATCCCAGATGTACCTCCCTATGTATGTGTCTGAGATATGTGTTTTCTATGTACGTGTCTGATATACTGCTTTTAGGAAGCCTGTGAActtaaaaaaaagcaatttagTTGTTTGGTTGATGGGTTGTTTTccaggccatatggccatgttccaatagcattctctcctgacatttcacctgtatctgtggctgctggcatcttcagagatcctGTCGGACAATGAAACAAATGGTgtgtatatataccctgtttcccctaaaataagacatccccagaaaataagacctagtagaagttttgctgaattgctaaatataaggcctcccccaaaagtaagacctagaaaaggttttgtttggaagcaggcccgccaaacagaacaccagagcaggctggattggtaaatgtacgtaccatagagtgttgtacatgcaaataatggtaataacaagaaattcttaataggattcacagtttgtctggttatgctggtttgtgatgacaaatactgtacagtatataataaatgttcattttttttgttcaacaataaatgtgaattcttcttcatggaaacataagacatcccctgaaaataagacctagagcctctttgggagcaaaaattaatataagacacggtcttattttcggggaaacactgtaccaatggaataatgtctagggtgggaggaagaacccttgtGTGTTTAACAcaggtgtgaatggtgcaacGAGCAAGCTGGAATAGCATTGGGTAGCCCTGAAGCTGCAAGATCAATCAGCgagggtctctgcatagaggtagcctggcttctGTTACCTGGAGGCACTCTCTCTTTGGGAAGTGTTAACTAGCacatgatggtttcctgtctggaattcccctgtttctaagtggtgttccttatttactgtcttggggtttttttgttctttCATACCCATGactggattttgttcattttcatggcttcctcctttatTTAATTGTTCCTTCATTTCTGGCTTGATAGGGACACTatttaaaatgtgttgtcaaaggctttcatggccgggatcacagagttccgtgctgtctggccatgttccagaagtactctctcttgacgtttcgcccacatctatggcaggaaacctctgatgatgcctgccatagatgtggatggaacatcaggagagaatgcttctggaacatggccaggcagcccagaaaagacacaacaatcctgtgatctcggccatgaaagcctttgacaacacaaacccAATTTGATTGTCTTTGATTGTCTTTCCTAAATATATCCTGTAATTGATGATAAGGAAACCAGTCATTTATCTCTCTTTTTCAGTTTCCATTGTCCTTTTTCTTCCATTAGATATTCCCTATCCGTTCTCAGTTCCtcattgtatgttggttttaacactgcttagaatcatagaatcatagaatagtagagttggaagagacctcatgggccatccagtccaaccccattctgccaagaagcaggaaatcgtattcaaagcacccccgacagatggccatccaacctctgcttaaaagcctccaaagaaggagcctccaccacagtccgggggagagagttccactgccgaacagcccttctcacagtgtggaagttcttcctaatgttcaagtggaatctcctgtagtttcctatagtttaaagccattgttccgcgtcctagtctgcagggcagcagaaaacaagctccctccctcctccctatgacttcccttcacgtatttgtacatggctgttatcatgtctcctctcagccttctcttctgcaggctaaacatgcccagctctttaagccgctcctcatagggcttgttctccagacccttcatcattttagtctccctcctctggacgctttccagcttgtcaacatctcccttcaactgtggtgcccagaattggacacagtgtgattccaggtaaagtggtctgaccaaggcagaatagaaagagggggagcaggacttccctggatctagacgctattcccctattgatgcaggacagaatcccattggcttttttagctgctgcatcacattgtaggctcatgtttaacttgttgtccacaaggactcgtactgctgtcaagccaggcgtccccccattctgtatctttgatttccattttttctgccgaagtgaagtatcttgcatttgtccctgttgaacttcattttgttagtttcggccaatcatctctctagtctgtcaagatcgttttgaattctgctcctgtcttctggagtgttagctatccctcccagtttggtgtcgtctgcaaacttgatgatcgtgccttctaacccttcgtctaagtcgttaataaagatgttgaacagaaccgggcccaggacggagccctgcggcactccacttgtcacttctttccatgatgaagacgacgcattggtgagcaccctttgggttcgttcgcttagccaattacagatccacctaaccgtagttttgtctagcccacattttactagtttccttgccagaaggtcgtgggggactttgtcgaaggccttactgaaatccaggtacgctacatccacagcattccctgtatcgacccaactcgtaactctgtcgaaaaaagagatcagattagtctggcatgacttgttttttgtaaatccgtgttgactattagcaatgaccgcatttgtttctaagtgttcgcagaccacttccttgatgatcttttccagaatcttgcctggtatcgatgtgaggctgaccggacggtcattgtttgggtcgttcttttttcccttcttgaagatagggaccacattcgccctcctccaatctgcttcCAAAGGGATTTTCTGCTCCATCCCTTCCTTGTATCCTTTTCACGTCACTAGAAGGCTCACTCTTATGGGATGCCTACTGAAAACGTTGTTAGCCTTCTCTTTTCCATTCCATAGGTGGGCATGCCAACCAAATTCCAGATTGTGCCCCTCTAGACTAAGTAAAGCTTGAGGGCCGGGCAAGCACTTTGTAGAGTTAGGGAGatgaatatatactgtatatatgtgtgtgcgtatatatatctagaaaggaggggggggagggaaggaagcggaggaaaataagaataaaaagacAAGAGgatgggaaaagaagaaaatgattaGTAGGATGAGGCGAATAGATtaagagggagaagaagaagaggaggagaaggaggaaaaagaaaatttatttatttatttatttatttacagcatttatattccgcccttctttctcaccccgaaggggactcagggtggatcacattattcacacatataggcaaacattcaatgccttttaacatagaacaaagacaagacaaacataggctccgagctggcctcgaactcatgacctcttggtcagagtgatttgttgcagctggctgcagctggatggctgctcaccagcctgcgccacaggctggGCCTAAGGAGAAGTTCACCATGTTTCCATAAACCTTTCGTTCATAACTAACAATGTGTaaacatgaaatgaaacaacGGTTCAGGTGAGCCATTCTTTCTCACTTCAAATTTGATTGCAGTGTTTAATgcaaatgctgctgctgctgctggaagcTGACACTGAATGTCTgtgaggttgttgtatgttttctgagctgtgtggccatgttctagaagtattctctcctgacattttgcccacatctatggcaggcatcctgccatagatgcctgccatagatgtgggcgaaacgtcaggagagaatacttctagaacatggccatacagcctggaaaacatacaacaaccctgtgatcccggccatgaaagcctttgacaacacactgaatGCCTGTGTTTCACCAGCCCTGCTCCACAATCCCCCCCAATATTGATGCTGCTTAAAAAACCATCCAGCTAGGCAGAGGACAAGGAGGAAAAGTGGTGTGGGCTGCTAGACAGCCTTTGCTACAAAACCGTTTCATTGacagataataaataatatttttatctgATATTATCCATGCCGGGAACATTTGCAAGAGTGACATCATGGCACTAAAATTGCACCAAATTTCCCAGAAATGCACGGCTGAAAATTGTCATGCTACCCCCAGCCATTTCCCCAATGACCCTGGTGATTCTCTCCCACAGAGTCCAAGCCGTGGGTCAAGGGTGCTGCCCTGGGGGCACTGACCACCTGCCTCGTTCTCTTGGCCGTCGCTGTAGGACTCGGGGTCCAATGTGAGTAGTCGTTGAGGGATGAGTGGAAGCCTTGCCTAAATCCCATTCCTCTAAACACCCCCCTAGGGAGACCCACACCCCAAATGCAAAGAAATAGAGGTGAAGGCTGCTCAGTGGACACCTGGATGTGACCAGTATGTCACAGTATGTCACAGGTAGAAGTCTGTGGGTCAACATGATGGCAAGCTCATGCCAGGCATCTAGGCCAACTCACCTGACCAGAAGGCCCAGAGCAGAAAGGCTGGAGCTCATTTGGCCCTGATTCATCCTGGGAAGGAAACACCCCCGAAACCCCTGAATGGCCCTGCCGCTGGCCCTGGACAAAGGGTCCCCTGTCCCCCTGAACATGAGGGTCTGCTTGTTCTgaccctcccctctcaccccttCCTTGCAGACGGGCAGGTCTCTGGGCAGCTCCAGCGAGCATTGCAAGCGCATGCAGCCCACAGCAGTGCACAGGAAGGGAGCCTGGAGCAAAAGGAGGATTGGCTGCAACAGGCCTTGGCCAAGCTCAACTTCACCCAGGAGGCCCTTCGGAAGAGCCAGGAGGCCACTGAAAAAATCCAGGAGCAGCTACAGGTGACAGAAGAGGCGCTGAGGAAGGCCAACCACAGCCTGGAGGACCTCAAGCAGGAGAGGGACCAGATGGAGACAGAGCTGCAGCAGGCCTGGGAGGATCTGGCCTCCACCCAGGAGGCCCTTCGCAGGAGCCAGGAGGCCGCCGAAAAGACTCAGGAGGATCTGCGGATGGCCAATCTCAACCTGCATTCCCTGGAGCAAGAGAAGGACCAGGCAAAGGAAGAACTGAGACAGGCCAACTCCTGCCAGAACATCGGTACGTTCCCTGCCCCTGGAGTCTTCCTGGGCTGGTCCGAGGGGGTTTAGGTGCTCCAATGGGACTCCCTCCCCTCTCCCTGCTGGTAATCTTGATTTTAAATTTAGACCGCAAAACAAGAGAGTCTCCCTGGCAAGCATTACTAaccaaaattaaaaaccaaagtTCCAGATTAAAGATTCATAGGAAGAGAATGTCAGGGAATGCTGGGACAGGGAGTTAAATTGATAATCCGACACCCTGACTGTtttgatgagtcagttctctccgtctgctcacccgaaggaccacttgatgcagcagcaaaagtggcaccaacaaaacgacGGCTCAGTCGTTGTTTTCCTGCTGATCACAGCAggtctaattactttatttacaatttATATACAATTACTCAAAGCCATAACTCTCCAGTGTGTCTTCTCTGCTTGCCAAGGCTGTTATCAGCACAAGCAGgcacctcctgcattcctcaGTTCATTATGAAAGTTCCGGTCACACAGttcaaacggaagccctgacctattggtcctgcgggcaatcaatcaagctggcttgtgcttaacccttgtgctgctggaatgctctgccggaaatacacagttgcaaacacccaacagcataacttgatataacatttctcTCTAACAACAGAACACACTAACAGGGAAGACATAAGACAGAGGTGTTTTATTGCATTCTTGGCCAAGAAGCGATGCCTGTGGGCTCCTGCCCTAAAAGTATAAGCATGAGAGCACATGTGCTGTGCAAAATAGTTTTATACAACCACATTACCATTGTTCCAATTTGAATTGTCCCTCCCACGTCTCCATTTGGCCAGAAAAGAGAGTAGATAGGATGCACGTCGAGATTGGACACAACCTGGAAATATAGATTAATCCAGTTTTATATTAAATGAAGCCAGAGTTTTAGAAAACAACAAAAGAGGTGCATTCCAGGTTTTCTGGTTctggaaacaaacaaacaggttTTTCCAGGCAAACAAAGGAGGGTCTTCAGGAAGTCTATTGATGTGGCCGCAGCTGAGCTATTGTCTGAGATCAAGAATGCATTCCTGCATGATTTcgaaagcattgcttttaaacattttaaacatttttttaaatgcacgGGCAGTCACACATATACTCGACCCCAGGCAGCTATTTGTCTTGTGGTTTTGTCTAACACTATCCTGGGTCTTGAAAGGATGATGTATTGAAGGCAGCTGGGGTTGAGGGCATTTGCAGGTTCAACACACCTGGAGGACACAGGTTGCAAAGGGTGGCAAAGGTTTCCTCCAGAAGAGTGGAGTCGCTGAAGGCCAGGAAGGGCAAATCCCTCCCTCCAGTTGTCAGCATTAGTCAGACAGGCTGCAAATAGGAAGGGGCTTCTTTGTGCAATATCTCATTCTGCAACGTGTCCACAGGCTGCTGCCCGTACGGCTGGACTCTCTTCCGCTGGAAATGCCTCTGGGTGTCCCAAGAGAAGAAGTATTGGCAGGAAAGCCGGGAAGACTGTGAAGCCAAGTCATCCCAGCTGCTTATGCCCAAAGAGCCCAGGATCCTGCAGCAGATCTGGGGTGCCCTGGGGAGGCCGGTGAGGCTACAAAGGGAGGGGgcaatgttttttgttgtttttttagcccttttatttataattattgtgatacaataaaaaagaggaacacatgtgatccaaaaaaacaaaaaacattaaaaaaacccacaaaaacacAGTCACCCCAAACCAGTTCCCCTTTACCCCCTCCCCTCAATATTACCTTCCAGCTCCCCTGCTCTGCGTTTAGCTTTGTgatattcttttttcttcttcttttcccggGCCAGTAATCTTATCACCCCAGAGTGTCTCCTCTTTAACAACAGATCTCTTTATATCTCcaaattccttttttcctttaaataTATACTTAATTTACTCCAATCCGTTTTCATCCCTATTTGGGTATTTTGTGAGATTATATGCGTTAAAATGTCCATATTCTGTATGTCCATCAGTTTCAATGTCCATTGCTCTAGTGACGGAGTTTCTGCCGTTTTCCAGAGCTTCGCAATCACAATTCTGGCTGCACTTATCATGTATGTAAACAGTTTTTCGTTGTTTGAGTCCGTGAAAAAGTCTGTTAACCCTAATAAGAAGTAAACCGGTTTTAATACAAGCTTTCTTTGTAGTATGATCTCCATCTCCTTCTGAATTGTTCTCCAGAAGTTTTTAATCTTCTTacacccccaccacatatgaaagaaaTCCCCCTTCATTttcctacatttccaacattcatcccccttctttcctttattgaattttgccatttttgccgGTGTGATGTACCACCTGTAAAAAATTTTATACCAGCTTTCTTTTAATGCTGTTGAGTATGTGTATTTTATTCTCTTTTGCCAGTATCTTTCCCACTCCTCTAACATTATG
This window encodes:
- the LOC103281037 gene encoding B-cell differentiation antigen CD72, translated to MAEGVTYADLRFVRNPPGNKAPKEGNGAEEEELTYENVQGSRSGGKEETPSTPKKDTESKPWVKGAALGALTTCLVLLAVAVGLGVQYGQVSGQLQRALQAHAAHSSAQEGSLEQKEDWLQQALAKLNFTQEALRKSQEATEKIQEQLQVTEEALRKANHSLEDLKQERDQMETELQQAWEDLASTQEALRRSQEAAEKTQEDLRMANLNLHSLEQEKDQAKEELRQANSCQNIGCCPYGWTLFRWKCLWVSQEKKYWQESREDCEAKSSQLLMPKEPRILQQIWGALGRPNDRDGYWIGLSKTNERQNTVLVWVDGSRYEGSEQLMQYESKKCIRVNQGRLEERWCKTDCGYICERAASPTTLRQAPRPPLGRKA